From a single Silene latifolia isolate original U9 population chromosome 6, ASM4854445v1, whole genome shotgun sequence genomic region:
- the LOC141658746 gene encoding uncharacterized protein LOC141658746 — translation MSKVWSEIYATVGVMDSYATVKHMKQLQKILTQFRVNITGPTEPKTKNQEIEALLGITASNDIDLRPPNKAKNKGSGKRLRSSKEKAKTKQQKRKRRCGNCKKWVNHNSRTCTLPFAESPPSDDEDEEESETEEEYESDA, via the exons atgtcaaaggtttggtctgaGATTTATGCAACTGTCGGGGTGATGGACAGTTATGCTACTGTTAAACACATGAAGCAACTGCAGAAAATCCTGACACAGTTCAGGGTGAACATCACAGGACCAACTGAACCGAAGACTAAAAACCAGGAAATCGAGGCTCTTCTAGGCATCACAGCTTCAAATGACATTGACCTTCGACCGccaaacaaggccaagaataagggCAGTGGCAAAAGATTAAGGTCCTCCAAAGAAAAGGCCAAAACCAAGCAACAAAAGAGGAAGCGAAGATGCGGTAACTGCAAGAAGTGGGTGAACCACAACAGTAGAACTTGTACTCTTCCATTTGCTGAAAGTCCCCCTTCTGATGAcgaagatgaagaagaatcaGAAACTGAAGAG gaatatgaatcagatgcatga